From a single Patescibacteria group bacterium genomic region:
- the infB gene encoding translation initiation factor IF-2 has translation MNVTELARILKVNPQELRDLLPQFGFHIGQKAIKIDNRTAQKIIKEWPKLIKQLEEWKKAEAEEGTGEENKAEEKKIISVPNFITVRDFAALAQIPVNKVLVELMKNGIFTSMNEKIDFDTAAIIGADLNLEVKLSGEGERKRDEKNKLEDILGKEEKNRMQDRPPVIVVMGHVDHGKTKLLDAIRKTDVVAGEAGGITQHIGAYQVTRKNKVITFIDTPGHEAFTAMRSRGARVADIAVLVVAADDGVKPQTVEAFRIIEAARIPFVVAINKVDKPEADANKTKQELATQLNIQPEDWGGKIICAPVSAKTGQGVEDLLDMILLVAEMELDSIKANPDSPAAGTVVESHVDKGAGPVATILIQNGTLRVGDGLCFGSNAYGKARALKNYKNESIAKAGPSTPAMVLGLKVSPAVGDILEVGRGERIKNFRSLEATSRREMGKNIKQPSDGEDKSKKINLILKSDVLGSAEAIEESLAKISGENIKVKIISKGLGNITEGDVKKAEDSGAQIIGFNVKIAPSIENLIREKEIKAKIFKIIYDLTDYIKEEMEKLVEPEIRRVDLGRLKVLAIFRTDSNGQIVGGKVLSGRIEADSLAEVVSGDEIVGKGRVTRLQLNKKNIDSAEENQECGLQYEGKSTIKEGDILQFYKTEEVKEKI, from the coding sequence ATGAATGTAACTGAATTGGCCAGAATTCTAAAAGTGAATCCGCAGGAACTGCGCGACCTTTTGCCGCAGTTCGGTTTTCATATTGGCCAAAAAGCCATAAAAATTGATAATCGCACCGCCCAGAAAATCATAAAAGAATGGCCAAAATTAATTAAGCAGCTGGAGGAGTGGAAAAAGGCGGAGGCGGAAGAAGGAACGGGAGAAGAAAATAAAGCGGAAGAAAAAAAAATAATTTCTGTCCCCAATTTTATCACAGTGCGGGATTTCGCCGCTTTAGCGCAAATTCCGGTTAATAAAGTTTTAGTTGAATTGATGAAAAACGGAATTTTCACTTCAATGAACGAAAAGATTGATTTTGACACAGCCGCTATTATCGGGGCGGATTTAAATTTGGAAGTTAAATTGAGCGGGGAGGGCGAGAGGAAAAGAGACGAAAAAAATAAATTGGAGGATATTTTGGGAAAAGAAGAGAAAAACAGAATGCAGGATCGGCCGCCGGTTATCGTGGTTATGGGCCATGTTGACCATGGCAAAACAAAATTATTGGACGCGATCAGAAAAACTGACGTGGTGGCAGGAGAAGCCGGAGGCATAACCCAGCATATCGGCGCTTATCAAGTAACGAGGAAAAATAAAGTTATTACTTTTATCGATACTCCCGGGCACGAAGCTTTTACCGCTATGCGCAGCCGCGGCGCTCGAGTGGCCGATATCGCCGTTTTGGTGGTGGCGGCCGATGATGGGGTTAAACCGCAAACGGTTGAGGCTTTTCGGATAATTGAAGCGGCCCGCATTCCTTTTGTGGTGGCCATAAACAAAGTTGACAAGCCGGAAGCGGACGCAAATAAAACCAAGCAGGAACTGGCTACCCAGCTTAATATCCAGCCCGAAGATTGGGGCGGGAAAATTATCTGCGCCCCGGTTTCGGCCAAGACCGGCCAGGGCGTAGAGGATTTGTTGGACATGATTTTACTCGTGGCGGAAATGGAATTGGATAGTATAAAAGCCAATCCGGATTCCCCAGCGGCCGGAACGGTCGTGGAGTCCCACGTTGATAAGGGCGCCGGGCCGGTGGCCACAATTTTAATCCAAAATGGGACATTACGGGTGGGTGACGGCCTTTGTTTCGGCAGCAATGCCTATGGAAAGGCGCGGGCCTTAAAAAATTATAAGAATGAAAGCATTGCCAAGGCGGGCCCCTCCACTCCGGCCATGGTTTTGGGCCTGAAAGTATCGCCGGCGGTGGGGGATATCCTGGAGGTTGGCCGGGGGGAAAGAATAAAAAATTTCCGTTCTTTGGAAGCGACAAGCAGGCGGGAAATGGGAAAAAATATCAAACAGCCGTCTGACGGCGAAGATAAATCCAAAAAAATTAATTTAATTTTAAAAAGCGATGTTTTGGGATCGGCCGAAGCCATTGAGGAGTCGTTGGCCAAAATAAGCGGCGAGAATATAAAAGTAAAAATTATCAGCAAGGGGCTTGGCAATATTACCGAGGGAGATGTAAAAAAAGCGGAAGATTCAGGGGCGCAGATTATCGGTTTTAATGTGAAGATTGCGCCTTCAATTGAAAATTTGATAAGAGAAAAAGAAATTAAAGCCAAAATTTTTAAAATAATTTACGATTTGACGGATTATATAAAAGAAGAGATGGAAAAATTAGTTGAGCCGGAAATAAGGCGAGTTGATTTGGGCCGGCTGAAAGTGCTGGCGATTTTTCGAACAGATTCTAATGGCCAGATTGTCGGAGGCAAGGTTCTGTCTGGTCGGATAGAGGCTGACAGCTTGGCGGAAGTGGTGAGCGGCGATGAAATCGTAGGTAAAGGCAGGGTAACCCGCTTGCAGCTTAATAAAAAAAACATTGATTCGGCGGAAGAGAACCAGGAGTGTGGCCTGCAATATGAAGGCAAGTCAACAATAAAGGAAGGCGACATCCTTCAATTTTATAAGACGGAAGAAGTGAAAGAAAAAATATAA
- a CDS encoding ribonuclease HII, giving the protein MLDLEQENRIFNQGYKLIASLDEAGRGPLAGPVVAACVALPSEFEINNEKLKLVADSKKLSASRREELFSVIGEEFTSVGIGICDNETIDKINIFQASFLAMKKALGALKEKPDFVLLDGGFEIPNYTGKQKNIVKGDSLIFSIAAASIIAKVTRDNLMKKFHEKYPQYGFDQHKGYGTKLHLYNLKKYGPCPIHRFSFGPVKNNIKIK; this is encoded by the coding sequence ATGTTAGATTTAGAACAAGAAAACAGGATATTTAATCAGGGTTATAAATTAATCGCCAGCCTGGACGAAGCCGGACGCGGGCCCTTAGCCGGACCGGTGGTGGCCGCCTGCGTGGCCTTGCCTTCGGAATTTGAAATTAATAACGAGAAATTGAAATTGGTGGCGGATTCTAAAAAATTAAGCGCTTCCCGCCGGGAAGAATTATTTTCGGTTATTGGCGAAGAATTTACCAGCGTGGGGATTGGCATTTGCGACAATGAAACCATTGATAAAATAAATATTTTTCAAGCCTCTTTTTTGGCCATGAAAAAAGCTCTGGGAGCGTTAAAAGAAAAACCGGATTTTGTTTTATTGGACGGCGGTTTTGAAATCCCCAACTATACGGGAAAGCAAAAAAACATAGTCAAGGGCGATAGTTTGATTTTTTCCATTGCCGCCGCTTCCATAATCGCTAAGGTAACCAGGGATAATTTAATGAAAAAGTTTCATGAAAAGTATCCGCAATACGGCTTTGACCAGCATAAGGGTTACGGCACCAAATTGCATCTTTATAATTTAAAAAAATACGGGCCCTGCCCGATTCATCGTTTTAGTTTTGGGCCGGTTAAAAATAATATAAAAATAAAATAA